Below is a genomic region from Pleomorphomonas sp. T1.2MG-36.
AACGGTCGCGCCATCGGGAACGTTGCGCGTTACCACGCTGCCAGCGCCGATGATCGCGTCGTTGCCCACCACCACGCCCGGCAGGATGATGGCTCCGCCCCCGATCCAGACGTTCTCGCCGATCCGCACCGGACGGCCGCTTTCAAGGTGTTGGGCCCTGCTTTCGGCATCGCGCGGGTGATCGGCCGTATAGATCTGCACGTTGGGCCCGACCTGCGTCCCCGATCCGATCTCTACCCTGGCGACGTCGAGAATGACGCAATTGAAGTTCAGCGCGACGCCGTCGCCAAGGAAGATGTTGTAGCCGTAGTCGCACTGGAACCCGGGACGGATGAAACAGTCCTTGCCGAGGCGGCCAAGGCCGGCGCGCAAGAGCGCATCTCGCTCGTCCGCCCTGTCGATCGAAAGGGCGTTCAGCGCCAGCGTCCAACGCGAGCAGGCGACGAGGTCGGCAATCAGCTCGTCGTCGACGCGGTAAAGCTCGCCGGCCAGCATCTTCTGCTTTTCCGTCTTCGTCATCGCTCACTCCCTGTTGGCGCCATGCCGGTCACCTTACCGGGCGTCGGGGATGGCGCAAAGACTGCTGCGGCACCGGGCATTTCCAAACGCCGAGTTTGATCCGTGGGGTGGTTTGGCTTAAGACCGCTTCACGCGCTAACAAATCCGGGTCGGACCATCATGTCGGAAGAACCGCACGGCGAACTCACCATCCGCACCATCGCCATGCCGGCCGACACCAATGCCAACGGCGACATCTTCGGCGGCTGGCTGATGAGCCAGATGGATTCGGCCGGCGGCATGGCGGCGGTGCAGCGCTGCGGCGGCCGGGTGGTGACGGTGGCGGTCAACGCCATGGTGTTCCACCGGCCGGTGAAGGTGGGCGACATCCTCTGCGTCTACACCGACATCGTCCGCGTCGGCCGCAGCTCCATGCACATCCGCATCGAGGTCTGGGTGCGGCGCTTCATCACCGATGAGCACGAGAAGGTGACCGAGGGCGAGTTCACCTATGTGGCGATCGACGAGAACGGCCGCTCGCGGCCGGTCGATCGCTGACCGGCGCGGCACCGGCCGCCTCGCCGGCCAGCCAGTCCACGAAGCCGGCGAGCAGGTTGCCGGCGTCGGCCTGACGCGGGATGACCGCGACATAGCCGGTGCGCGGCACCCTGATCTCCGGCAGCGGCGCCATCAGCCGGCCGGCGGCGACGTCGATCTCCAGCATGGGCAGCGGGCCGATGCCGATGCCAAGCCCGTCTTCCACCGCCTGGCGTGTCACGAAGAAGTGGTCGAACACCTGCCGGGGCTTGCCCGCGAGGTGCTGAAGCCCGGCGGCGTCGAGCCAGTTCGCCCAGTCGCCGGGGCGCGTTTCGCTGGCCAGCAGCCTGTGGCCCTCGATGTCGGCCGGCTTGAGAATCGGCCGCTCCTTGAACAGCGACGGGCTCATGATCAGCGTGTCGACGTCGGCGAGCACCGGCACGACGCGGTGCTGGGGCCAGGCGCTGCCCTCGGCCACGCCGCGCCGGATCGACACGTCGACGCCGCCGCGCAGGTCCTCCAGCACCGTCGACACCGTGGTGACCGCCACCTCCACGTGCGGATGGCCGGCGTGGTAGCGGTCGAGTCGTGGGATCAGCCAGCGCATGGCAAAGCTCGTCGGGGCGCTGACGCGCAGGATGCGGCGTGCGCCGGGCCGGCCGCAGGCATCGGCTGCGACGGCCAGCCGATCGAACGACAGCCCCACTTCGGCGGCGAGAATCTTCGCCATCGGCGTCGCGACCATGCGCCGGCCCTCTTTGGCGAACAGCCTTTGCCCCAGCCAGTTTTCGAGCAGCGCGATCTGCCGGCTGACCGCGCCATGGGTGACGCCCAGCTCGGCGGCCGCGTCGGCGTAACTGCCGGTCTGCGCGGCGATTTCGAAGACCTTGAGGGCGTTGAGGGGCGGCAGGCGACGCATGGGAGTCCGGTGAGGAAATCTGACGGGTATCGTGAGCAATGGGCGGCTTGTTGAGAAATTATCTCCTATTTATCATCCGGCCATGGCTACCTCAACCGCCCCCATCCGAGCAGCGGAGCATCCCGACCCGCCGCCGGCGACCAAGAAGCGCAGCCTGTGGGCCGCCTGCCTCGCCCACGCGCTGCACGACGGATACACCGATGGTCTCTATGCCTTCCTGCCGATCTGGCAGGCGCAGTTCGGCCTGTCCTACGCCATGCTCGCCGCCCTTCGCGCCCTCTACTTCGCGACCATGGGCGGCCTCCAGATGCCGGCCGTCCGGGTTCTTCGCGGCGTGTCGTCACGCGTGGCGCTGATCCTGTCCACCGTCGTCGCGGCGGCGGGGCTGCTGATCATGGCGCTGCCGAGTGGCCTTGCGGGCCTGTGCATCGGCCTTGCGGTGGCCGGCATCGGGTCGAGCATCCAGCATCCGCGCGCCTCGATGCTGGTCATCGACAGTTACGGCAAGGCGTCGCGCGGTCCGCTCGGCATCTACAACTTCGCGGGCGACCTCGGGAAGGCCGCATTGCCGGCCCTGGTCGCCGTCCTCTTGCCGGTTCTCGCCTGGCAACCGGTGCTGGGCCTGATGGCCGGGCTGGGGATTGCCCTGGCGGTCGCCTTGGCGTGGCTGGCGCCCGCGACCCTCTCGGCCGGGCAGGCGTCGGACAGGGCCGCCGCCGGTGGCCGGGGCGGCTTCGGCATCCTGATCGTCATCGGCACGCTCGATACCGCCACCCGCATGGGCTACCTGCTGTTCCTGCCGTTTCTGATCCAGGGGCGCGGCGGGGACACGCCGGAGATCGGGCTCGGTCTGGCGCTTCTGTTCATCGGCGGCGCGTTCGGCAAGGCGACCTGCGGCTGGCTCGGCGAGCGGATGGGCGTCATCGGCAGCGTCATGGCGACGAAAGGCGTCACCGCGCTGTTGATCCTCGCCACCCTGTTCACGCCGCTGACCGAGATGATGATCGTCCTGCCGGCGCTGGGCATCGTTCTGAACGGCACCTCCTCGGTGCTCTACGGCGCGGTGCCCGACCTGGCCTCGAAGGGCGACCTTGGCCGGGCCTTTGCCGTCTTCTACACGTTCGTCATCGGCTCGGGGGGATTGGCGCCGATCGCCTATGGCGCCATCGCCGACGTCGGCGGCCAGACCGTCGGCGTTCTGGCGACGGTGGCGACGACCGTCCTCATCGTGCCGTTGGCGCTCTCCCTGCGCCCAGCGCTCCGCCGCTGACGGCCATGCCCGCCGCGCCCCGATCACCTGAGGCACCACCATCATGAAGGATATCGACATGGACATCACCTCGGAGGCCCCGGTCATGCTGATCACCGGCGGCGGTCGTGGCATCGGGGCGGCGACGGCCCGGCTCGCCGCGGCGGCGGGCTACGACGTGGCGATCAGCTTCTTCGGCAACGAGGCGGCGGCCCAGGCGGTGGCGGTCGATGTGGAGGCGGCCGGGCGCCGGGCCTTGGCCGTGCGGGCCGACAGCGCCGACCCCGATGACGTCGCCGCGTTGTTCCAGGCCATCGACCGGGCGTTCGGGCGGATCGATGTGCTGGTCAACAACGCGGGGATCATCGGGCGGCAATCGCGGCTGGAGGATCTCGATTTCGAACGGATGCGGCGCATCTTCGCGGTGAACGCCATCGGCCCCATTCTTTGCGCGCAGCAGGCGGCAAGGCGCATGTCGCACCGCCACGGCGGCCGGGGCGGCGTCGTCATCAACATATCCTCGGCGTCGGCCCGGCTCGGCAGCCCCAACGAGTATGTCGACTACGCGGCGTCGAAGGGCGCGCTCGAGACCTTCACCACCGGCTTTTCCAAGGAAGTCGCGGCGGAGGGCATCCGCGTCAACTGCATCCGGCCCGGCCACATCTATACCGAGATGCACGCCAGCGGCGGCGAGCCGGGGCGGGTCGACCGCGTCAAAAGCTCCATTCCCATGGGGCGCGGCGGCCAGCCCGAGGAGGTGGCGCGGGCGATCCTGTGGCTGGCCGGCGCCGAAGCGTCGTTCATCACCGGCACCTTCCTCGACGTGACCGGTGGCAAGTGAAGATGAACGCGCCGGCGGGACGCTGAGCCCCGCCGGCGCTTCGTTGAGGTATGTCGGACGCTTACTTGGCGGCCGGCTCGATTTCCCAGGTCATGTTGACGGTGGCGCGGATGTCCTGCTCGCCGGCCATGAAGGGCACGGCGTCGGACTGCGGCGCCATCTTGGCCATCATCATCGGCATCGGCGGGGTCGGCTGACCGCCTTCGGAGACGGCCAGGACGCGCTTCAGCGTGAAACCGCCGGTCTTGGCGTAGAGCTCGGCGCGGGTCTCCAGCGTCTTCATCGCGTCGACGCGCGCCTCGTCCATCAGGCTGTCCTGATCATTGACGGTGAAGCTGATGCCGCGCACGTCGTTGGCGCCGACGCGGATCACCTTGTCGAGCAGGCCGCCGGCCTTGGCGATGTCGCGCAGCTTGACGGTGACGGCGTTGGAGACGCGGTAGCCGGTGATCTTCGGCGGGTCCTGCGTGCCGTCGTCCTTCTGCGGCGGGTAGACCATCACCGGGTCGATGGTGAAGGAAGAGGTGGCGATGTCCTTGTCGGCGACGCCGGCTTCCTTCAGGGCGGCGAGCGTCTTCTGCATGGCGGCGTTGTTGGCGGTGAGCGCCTTGTCGGCCGTGTCCGCTTCCTGCACGACGCCCAGCGACACGATGGCGGTGTCCGGCGCCGCGCTGACCACGCCGTCGGCCGTCAGCGTCAGCGTGGCGGTTGCCGGATCGGCGGCGAAGGCGGTGACGGGCAGCAGCGCGAGGCCGGCTGCAACCAGAAGCGGGCGGGAAAAGGCGATCATCGTCAGTCTCTCCGTCTCATCTTTCGGGGCTGGCCCCGAGGGCACGTTATCTTTTCGGGGCTTGCCCCGATCGACGCGGACCATCGCCCGGCATTGAGGCGGAATCGTGGGTGGTAGAACTACCGAAGGTCGTAGTCGGCAGGGATCGCTCAGCCGGCGCGCGCCTCGGCCGTCGCGGCGTCGGCGAGGGCATTGTACTCGGCATCGACGAGGCGGAGGATTTCCCGTTCGACGAGGTCGGCCAGCGTGCCGTCGGGCGCGCGGGTTCTGAGGAGCGCCGCGTCGAAGTCGTGGCCGGCGCCGCCGAACTCCGACCGGTAGGCGACGGCCGCGATCTCCCAGTCGTCGCCGTCGTGCTCCAGGGTGACGGTGCAGTCGATGCCGCCGATCAGCACGCCGGCCCGGCCGAACAGTTCGACGTGGGTGGGCACGTCCGCCGTCCGGCCGGCAAGGTCCGGTCCGTCGAGGCGGTCGGGATAGGCGGCGAGGCGGCTCGACCAGATGGCATCGGTGGTCAGCAAGGCGGTCTCCATCATCGGCGCCGTGGCGAACGGCGGGCATGACGGGACCATAATGGGCAATAGCCTATTATCTCCGATGGGCTGATCGGCAGCCGATGGGCTGAGAGGTTTACGGGTGGCGGCCGGGTAGCGATGGCGCGATCATCGGACTGGGCGACCAAGAAGGGAGGAGCGCATGCACACCGAGGCGACACTCGCCGCCGATCTCCGCCGGCTGGGCATCCGGCCGGGCGATCTCGTCATGGTCCATGCCTCGCTGAAGGCGATCGGCCCGGTGGACGGGGGCGCCAGAGCGATAGTGGATGCGCTGCGCGCCGCCGTCGGGCCGGAGGGCACGCTGATGGGCTATGCCTCGTGGGACCGATCGCCCTATGAGGAGACGCTGAACGGCGCCGTCCTCGACGACGAGGACGGCGGACCTGGCCGCCCTTCGATCCGGCCACCGCCGGCACCTATCGCGGCTTCGGCCTGCTCAACCGGTTCCTCGCGGACACGCCCGGCGCCCGCCGCAGCGCCCATCCCGATGCCTCGATGGTGGCGGTGGGGCCGCTGGCCGCGAGGCTGACCGAGCCGCACCGGCTCGGCGAGGCGCTGGGGAAAGGCTCGCCGCTCGAACGTTTCGTGGAGGAGGGCGGCCGGGTGCTGCTTCTCGGGGCGCCGCTCGATTCGGTCACGGTGCTGCATTATGCCGAGGCGATCGCCGACATTGCCGGCAAGCGCCGCGTCACCTACGAGATGCCGCTGTCAGGCCCCGACGGGCAGGTCGTCTGGCAGCGGGCTGAGGATTTCGATTCCAACGGCATTCTCGACCGCTTCGCCATCGAGGGTCAGCCCGACGCCGTCGAGACGATCGCCACCGCCTATGTGGCGCTGGGGCGGCACCGCGAGGGGGTGGTAGGGTCGGCGCAATGTCGCCTCATCGAGGCACGGGACATCGTCGCCTTCGGCGTCGCCTATCTGGAGGCGTTGGATTGAGATTGGCGAGTAGAGGGCTGGTGAGGACGCGTTGTTGAGGGAGCGCTATATCGGCGTTGCGCTCAGTCCTGCCTGAGGTCCTCGCCTTCGCAAGGATGACAGTATTATATATAACGATTACAATCTGTTAGGTGGATAGCTCTTCATTGCGCTGTCGTCCCAAACGCTTGCCGCTCATGCGGCATCACGCTGTGTGGTGCGCATTCCAGCTATCTCCCCTTTCTATCAAGTTGTCATCCTTGCGCAGGCGAGGACCTCAGGCAGGATGGAGCAATCGGCCGATATCGCGCTCCAAAAGCCAAGCCAACCTGCCCTCTCACCGCGGATATGGACCTGCCATAGCGCGAAGCTCTGGTGGATCTCAGGAAAGTGGGGCGATCAGCACACACGGCGCCGGGTCCGATCCAGCCGCCTACTTCTTCTCGGCCTTCAGCACGGCCATGCGCATGCGATGGAAGTAGAGGGCGCGGTCGGCGGCTTGCCGGTCGATTTCGGCATAGTTGGCGACCCAGGCGTCGACGGCCGCTGCCGGCTGCCTCAGGTGGCTGGCGCGCAGTTGCGACAGCTTGAGATAAGCCTTGTCGCCGATGCTGAGGCTGCGGCAGACGACGGCGATGCCATAGCCGTTGTCGTGATTGAGCACGTTGGCGATGTGCGAGTCCTCAAGGCCGCTCACCTGGACGAGCAACTCGCCAATTGCGTCCAGCCGATCGTCCCGCACGAAGACGTCGATGGCCTCGTCGAGCGTGGTGAGCCGCTGGCCGATCCGGCGCACGAGGGCGGTGATCTCCTTTTCCTGCTCCAGCTTCTGCTGGCGGGCGATGCCGGCTGCCTCGGTCACCAGCAGGGCCGCGAAATCGGGCGACAGGGCCACGAGGTTTTCCAGCTTGCCGCGCGCCTCGGCGTCGAAGGCGGCGACGGCCCGGGCCAGCCGTTCGGCCGGCATGTCGGCCCGTTTGGACAGTGCCCGCAAGACCGTGGGATGATCGAGGCCGCGCGTCGTCAGCCGCTTAAGGCCGATGTCTGAAAAGCGCGCCGTCGCGTTGCTGGTGACGCCTTCGAGTACCTCGACGTTGCCGCGGTCGGCCAGCACCTCGGTCACTGTTTCGCTGAGGCCCCTGCGGCGGGTGATCGCCAGAAGGTGGCCCTGCGACAGTGCGCCGGCGATCTCGCAGAGGTCGGTGTCGGTCAGGATGTCCGATTGCTCCAGCATGACGCCGGACACCGAAAGCTCTTCATCCTGGGCAAGGCGCAGCGCCACCGCGTGCGGTGTGCATGCGAGCGGCGCCATCCGCTCGGAAAACTGGGCGCGCACGTCGACCGAAACCTGATCGACGAGGCGGCAGAGAACGTCGCCGAACAGACGGGTCTCGGCGTCGGTGTAGTTTTCCGCGCCGTCGGTGAACAGCTCGGAGATCAAAACAAGGA
It encodes:
- a CDS encoding sugar O-acetyltransferase, translated to MTKTEKQKMLAGELYRVDDELIADLVACSRWTLALNALSIDRADERDALLRAGLGRLGKDCFIRPGFQCDYGYNIFLGDGVALNFNCVILDVARVEIGSGTQVGPNVQIYTADHPRDAESRAQHLESGRPVRIGENVWIGGGAIILPGVVVGNDAIIGAGSVVTRNVPDGATVFGNPARPRAHAP
- a CDS encoding acyl-CoA thioesterase, translated to MSEEPHGELTIRTIAMPADTNANGDIFGGWLMSQMDSAGGMAAVQRCGGRVVTVAVNAMVFHRPVKVGDILCVYTDIVRVGRSSMHIRIEVWVRRFITDEHEKVTEGEFTYVAIDENGRSRPVDR
- a CDS encoding LysR substrate-binding domain-containing protein; the protein is MRRLPPLNALKVFEIAAQTGSYADAAAELGVTHGAVSRQIALLENWLGQRLFAKEGRRMVATPMAKILAAEVGLSFDRLAVAADACGRPGARRILRVSAPTSFAMRWLIPRLDRYHAGHPHVEVAVTTVSTVLEDLRGGVDVSIRRGVAEGSAWPQHRVVPVLADVDTLIMSPSLFKERPILKPADIEGHRLLASETRPGDWANWLDAAGLQHLAGKPRQVFDHFFVTRQAVEDGLGIGIGPLPMLEIDVAAGRLMAPLPEIRVPRTGYVAVIPRQADAGNLLAGFVDWLAGEAAGAAPVSDRPAASGRSRRSPHR
- a CDS encoding MFS transporter; this encodes MATSTAPIRAAEHPDPPPATKKRSLWAACLAHALHDGYTDGLYAFLPIWQAQFGLSYAMLAALRALYFATMGGLQMPAVRVLRGVSSRVALILSTVVAAAGLLIMALPSGLAGLCIGLAVAGIGSSIQHPRASMLVIDSYGKASRGPLGIYNFAGDLGKAALPALVAVLLPVLAWQPVLGLMAGLGIALAVALAWLAPATLSAGQASDRAAAGGRGGFGILIVIGTLDTATRMGYLLFLPFLIQGRGGDTPEIGLGLALLFIGGAFGKATCGWLGERMGVIGSVMATKGVTALLILATLFTPLTEMMIVLPALGIVLNGTSSVLYGAVPDLASKGDLGRAFAVFYTFVIGSGGLAPIAYGAIADVGGQTVGVLATVATTVLIVPLALSLRPALRR
- a CDS encoding SDR family oxidoreductase; protein product: MDITSEAPVMLITGGGRGIGAATARLAAAAGYDVAISFFGNEAAAQAVAVDVEAAGRRALAVRADSADPDDVAALFQAIDRAFGRIDVLVNNAGIIGRQSRLEDLDFERMRRIFAVNAIGPILCAQQAARRMSHRHGGRGGVVINISSASARLGSPNEYVDYAASKGALETFTTGFSKEVAAEGIRVNCIRPGHIYTEMHASGGEPGRVDRVKSSIPMGRGGQPEEVARAILWLAGAEASFITGTFLDVTGGK
- a CDS encoding SIMPL domain-containing protein: MIAFSRPLLVAAGLALLPVTAFAADPATATLTLTADGVVSAAPDTAIVSLGVVQEADTADKALTANNAAMQKTLAALKEAGVADKDIATSSFTIDPVMVYPPQKDDGTQDPPKITGYRVSNAVTVKLRDIAKAGGLLDKVIRVGANDVRGISFTVNDQDSLMDEARVDAMKTLETRAELYAKTGGFTLKRVLAVSEGGQPTPPMPMMMAKMAPQSDAVPFMAGEQDIRATVNMTWEIEPAAK
- a CDS encoding DUF2336 domain-containing protein; this translates as MMFDRLIALSQGKTREKRRDLLVLISELFTDGAENYTDAETRLFGDVLCRLVDQVSVDVRAQFSERMAPLACTPHAVALRLAQDEELSVSGVMLEQSDILTDTDLCEIAGALSQGHLLAITRRRGLSETVTEVLADRGNVEVLEGVTSNATARFSDIGLKRLTTRGLDHPTVLRALSKRADMPAERLARAVAAFDAEARGKLENLVALSPDFAALLVTEAAGIARQQKLEQEKEITALVRRIGQRLTTLDEAIDVFVRDDRLDAIGELLVQVSGLEDSHIANVLNHDNGYGIAVVCRSLSIGDKAYLKLSQLRASHLRQPAAAVDAWVANYAEIDRQAADRALYFHRMRMAVLKAEKK